The Alnus glutinosa chromosome 7, dhAlnGlut1.1, whole genome shotgun sequence genome includes a region encoding these proteins:
- the LOC133872768 gene encoding large ribosomal subunit protein uL1-like, with the protein MSKLQSDTLREVISQVLNSAKEKNRKFTETVELQIGLKNYDPQKDKRFSGSVRLPHIPRPKMKVCMLGDAQHVEEAEKIGLEYMDVEGLKKLNKNKKLVKKLAKKYHAFLASEAIIKQIPRLLGPGLNKAGKFPTLVTHQETLESKVNETKAMVKFQLKKVLCMGVAVGNCSMEEKQLFQNVQMSVNFLVSLLKKNWQNVRCLNLKSTMGSAIRLY; encoded by the exons ATGAG TAAGCTTCAGAGCGATACGCTTAGGGAGGTGATCTCCCAGGTGTTGAACAGCGCGAAGGAGAAGAATCGTAAGTTCACTGAGACCGTGGAACTTCAAATCGGGTTGAAGAACTACGATCCCCAGAAGGACAAGCGATTCAGTGGCTCCGTGAGGCTCCCCCACATCCCTCGACCTAAGATGAAGGTCTGCATGCTTGGTGACGCTCAGCACGTCGAAGAG GCTGAGAAGATAGGATTGGAGTATATGGATGTGGAGGGGTTGAAAAAACTCAACAAGAACAAGAAGTTGGTCAAGAAGCTGGCCAAGAAGTACCATGCCTTTTTAGCATCTGAAGCTATCATTAAGCAGATTCCTCGCCTTTTGGGCCCTGGTCTTAACAAGGCAG GTAAGTTTCCTACACTGGTGACTCATCAGGAAACCCTGGAGTCAAAGGTTAATGAAACAAAAGCAATGGTGAAGTTTCAACTTAAGAAGGTTCTTTGTATGGGCGTTGCTGTGGGGAATTGCAGTATGGAGGAAAAGCAGCTCTTCCAGAACGTGCAAATGAGTGTCAATTTCCTTGTTTCATTGTTGAAGAAAAATTggcaaaat GTGAGGTGCTTGAATCTGAAGAGTACCATGGGATCGGCAATCAGGCTCTATTGA
- the LOC133872770 gene encoding glucosamine 6-phosphate N-acetyltransferase-like has product MQAGDLSSEEPKFQVRRLQISDKSKGFIELLRQLTVCDSVSDKDFEDRFQEISSLGDHHVICVIEDECSGKIIATGSVFIENKFLRNCGKVGHIEDVVVDTNARGMQLGKKIIAFLMDHACLMGCYKVILDCSLENRAFYEKCGFKQKEIQMVKYFV; this is encoded by the coding sequence ATGCAGGCCGGTGACTTGTCCAGCGAAGAACCGAAGTTTCAAGTCCGTAGATTACAGATCTCAGACAAAAGCAAGGGTTTCATAGAGCTATTGCGGCAACTAACTGTTTGTGACTCTGTATCTGACAAGGATTTTGAAGATCGATTTCAAGAGATCAGCTCCCTTGGAGATCACCACGTGATTTGTGTTATTGAAGACGAATGTTCTGGTAAGATTATTGCAACAGGGAGCGTGTTCATTGAGAATAAATTTTTGAGGAATTGTGGCAAAGTTGGGCACATTGAAGATGTTGTGGTTGACACCAATGCTCGAGGAATGCAATTAGGCAAGAAAATCATTGCGTTCCTCATGGATCATGCTTGTTTGATGGGGTGTTATAAGGTGATTCTTGACTGCAGTTTGGAGAATAGAGCGTTTTATGAGAAATGTGGTTTCAAGCAGAAAGAAATTCAGATGGTCAagtattttgtttga
- the LOC133873560 gene encoding uncharacterized protein LOC133873560, translating to MLKKMGSSLHQWESDPLFSAAEVVQDSADRMESLFRLLLHEQSLVHGEHPDSKLLLSIDYHRRDLATTLETAKWQLEDFERAVSLSVTDKSQMRDDILSRHKQFVIAIREQIIYVEKSLEDASLGDTMRNTEWVNLNEQDRDGLALFLSGGNPAESFNHYNVEDSTILKRFLDPTTASSSKDTASGLVEHSSREIENLNINGISHIDHNFDSSMENNTRTVGSHFTSRLGFEAPDCLQETSCNRHGEDESWDLEANEAKPKSFFHGNKLYGWWSRLNVFRFSNNLWTAYGSTVTRNYTKRLKDGEEQRHSPSHIDMSHSAQGQHIGMSLASGYSRSRGMYFSVLTKVMYLCYWLGACRARYQRSPYYVPVSRHSIKSILIILLTIIILGILVSQIA from the exons ATGTTGAAAAAAATGGGGTCGAGTTTGCACCAATGGGAATCGGACCCTCTGTTTTCGGCTGCAGAGGTCGTCCAAGACTCTGCTGACAG GATGGAATCACTTTTCCGCCTTTTGTTGCATGAGCAAAGTCTTGTTCATGGTGAACATCCGGACTCAAAGCTACTTCTGTCAATTGATTATCATAGGCGTGATCTTGCAACAACCCTTGAAACAGCAAAATGGCAG TTGGAAGATTTTGAAAGAGCGGTCAGCTTATCTGTGACAGACAAGTCTCAAATGCGGGATGATATACTTTCCAGACACAAGCAGTTTGTCATAGCCATTAGGGAACAAATAATTTATGTGGAGAAAAGCTTGGAAGATGCTTCATTGGGAGATACCATGAGAAACACTGAGTGGGTTAACTTAAATGAACAAGACAGAGATGGGTTGGCATTGTTTCTTTCTGGGGGAAATCCCGCTGAAAGCTTCAATCATTATAATGTAGAAGACAGTACTATATTGAAAAGATTTCTTGACCCAACCACAGCATCTAGTTCAAAAGACACTGCTTCTGGGCTTGTTGAGCACAGCAGCAGAGAAATTGAAAACCTGAATATCAACGGGATTTCACATATTGACCACAACTTTGATTCCAGTATGGAGAATAACACGAGGACGGTGGGTTCTCATTTTACTTCAAGGTTGGGTTTTGAAGCACCAGACTGTCTTCAAGAGACCTCTTGTAACAGACACGGTGAAGATGAGAGTTGGGATCTGGAAGCTAATGAAGCCAAACCTAAAAGCTTCTTCCATGGGAACAAGTTGTATGGGTGGTGGAGCAGATTGAATGTGTTTCGTTTCTCAAATAATTTATGGACTGCATATGGGAGCACGGTCACTAGGAATTATACAAAGAGGTTAAAAGATGGAGAGGAGCAAAGGCATTCCCCGTCACACATTGATATGTCTCATAGTGCACAG GGTCAGCATATAGGAATGAGCTTGGCTTCTGGATACAGCCGTTCCCGAGGAATGTACTTCAGTGTTTTGACAAAGGTTATGTACTTATGTTACTGGCTAGGGGCTTGTCGGGCAAGATATCAGAGATCTCCATACTATGTTCCAGTCAGTCGACATTCCATTAAATCGATATTGATAATACTACTTACAATCATTATTTTAG GTATTTTGGTCTCTCAAATAGCTTAG
- the LOC133872348 gene encoding cytochrome b-c1 complex subunit 9, translating to MDSAARRSGGGGFFEGIYKVFMRRTSVYATFVIAGAFLGERAVDYGVHKLWEYNNVGKRYEDIPGLGQRQSEE from the exons ATGGATTCAGCGGCTAGAAGAAGCGGCGGCGGAGGGTTTTTCGAAGGGATTTACAAGGTGTTCATGCGCCGGACCTCCGTCTACGCCACCTTCGTCATCGCCGGCGCTTTCCTCGGAGAACGA GCTGTGGATTATGGAGTTCATAAGCTCTGGGAATACAACAATGTTGGG AAACGTTACGAAGACATTCCAGGCTTGGGGCAAAGACAATCAGAAGAATGA
- the LOC133872769 gene encoding iron-sulfur assembly protein IscA-like 2, mitochondrial, translating into MVRSAIKRLAPYLAGRIRENQRLLSSVSSSSVLHEDPPSSSYSSPSPSPSPSPSLDALQLTENCVRRMKELQAGEASDDEKMLRLTVETGGCSGFQYVFDLDGKTNSDDRVFEQEGVKVVVDNISYDFVKGATVDYVEELIRAAFMVTENPSAVGGCSCKSSFMVKQ; encoded by the exons atggtgagATCGGCGATTAAGCGCTTGGCGCCGTACCTAGCAGGCCGAATCCGAGAGAACCAGAGGCTTCTAAGCTCCGTTTCTTCGTCTTCTGTTCTTCACGAAGAccctccatcttcttcttattcATCTCCGTCTCCGTCTCCGTCTCCGTCTCCTTCCCTCGATGCCCTTCAATTGACTGAAAATTGCGTCCGG AGAATGAAAGAGCTGCAAGCTGGTGAGGCATCGGATGATGAAAAGATGCTTCGGTTGACTGTGGAAACTGGTGGATGTTCCGGGTTCCAATATGTTTTCGATCTGGATGGCAAAACCAACTCAGATGACAG ggtttttgagcAGGAAGGAGTTAAAGTGGTGGTCGATAATATTTCATATGATTTTGTAAAAGGGGCAACCGTTGATTATGTTGAGGAGCTGATTCGTGCGGCTTTCATG GTGACAGAAAATCCAAGTGCAGTGGGCGGGTGCAGTTGTAAAAGTTCTTTCATGGTTAAACAGTAG